The following proteins are encoded in a genomic region of Cryptomeria japonica chromosome 11, Sugi_1.0, whole genome shotgun sequence:
- the LOC131070694 gene encoding leucoanthocyanidin reductase translates to MTTNILYIVVQVPLFSQPHIFTKKMAASAATLPRSLSRHGHQQTRIWKEISVPLVPTIPETPPFEDILEEEQNFSSKILVIGATGYIGRFIGLAAVAAGHPAYALIRPTTESDPVKKHCLQELKNAGVHIVHGDLSDHKSMVKAMQGIDVVISVVGGAQIIDQLKILDAIKEIGTVKRFLPSEFGHDIDIANPVEPGLTFYKEKRLVRRAVEAAKIPYTYICCNSIAGWPYFYHTHPSEIPPPQEQFEIYGDGNIKAYFVTGEDIGKYTIKIVEDIRTVNKCVHFRPPNNFLTLNELAAIWEKKIGKTLPRVCISEQDLLAMAEAKQIPESIVASLTHDIFINGCQYRYEIKAPNDLEVCQLYPEIKYTTVQDFFDGYL, encoded by the exons atgaccacaaataTACTATATATAGTGGTGCAGGTTCCACTATTTTCCCAACCTCATATCTTTACAAAAAAAATGGCTGCAAGTGCCGCTACACTGCCTCGCTCTCTCAGTCGCCATGGCCACCAACAGACACGAATATGGAAGGAAATCTCTGTTCCACTGGTGCCCACCATTCCTGAGACTCCTCCATTTGAGGATATATTGGAGGAAGAGCAAAATTTCAGCAGTAAAATACTGGTGATTGGAGCCACTGGTTATATTGGCCGCTTTATTGGTCTTGCAGCTGTTGCTGCAGGCCATCCTGCTTATGCTCTTATTCGACCCACAACAGAATCTGATCCTGTCAAAAAACACTGCCTCCAAGAATTGAAAAATGCTGGTGTTCACATTGTCCAT GGAGATTTAAGTGACCACAAGTCCATGGTAAAGGCCATGCAAGGCATTGATGTTGTTATTTCAGTTGTAGGCGGCGCTCAGATAATAGATCAGCTCAAGATATTAGACGCCATTAAGGAAATTGGCACTGTTAAG AGATTTCTTCCTTCGGAGTTTGGGCATGATATAGACATAGCCAATCCAGTAGAACCAGGGCTAACCTTTTACAAAGAGAAGAGGCTTGTAAGGCGGGCAGTGGAGGCTGCTAAGATCCCATACACTTACATCTGCTGCAACTCCATTGCTGGCTGGCCTTACTTCTATCACACCCATCCCTCTGAGATTCCTCCTCCCCAAGAACAGTTTGAAATCTATGGAGATGGTAATATCAAAG CTTACTTTGTGACTGGGGAAGACATTGGCAAATACACAATAAAAATTGTGGAAGATATCCGCACTGTTAACAAATGTGTGCATTTCAGACCACCCAACAACTTTCTTACATTAAACGAGCTCGCAGCAATTTGggagaagaagattggaaaaacCCTGCCTAGGGTTTGCATCTCAGAACAAGATCTCTTGGCCATGGCTGAAG CCAAACAAATTCCTGAGAGCATAGTGGCTTCACTGACTCATGACATTTTTATCAATGGATGTCAGTACAGATATGAAATCAAAGCACCCAATGACTTGGAAGTTTGCCAACTTTATCCAGAAATTAAGTATACTACTGTCCAGGATTTTTTTGATGGGTATCTCTGA